A portion of the Chaetodon trifascialis isolate fChaTrf1 chromosome 7, fChaTrf1.hap1, whole genome shotgun sequence genome contains these proteins:
- the zbtb32 gene encoding zinc finger and BTB domain-containing protein 16, with product MIRINNTQYFHFLQQADTLRRSGLFCDAIISVKSQTFRAHRLVLACASRRLAQQLAQGDIDSPVHCTLEFFSPHTFQQVLDFTYTQHLEVSVDDLHLLLRAAQLLEMQPLEDQCQKQLDNLRYRARVGKKTGESTHVKEDKESVEQAEQKQEASPVQEEKLRVTSPSVDEACNSVSMENMSPSDPAMNHNSPPSSRKKPRLAHVSAVPFNRESVIASSSSSFSSPWTFPTNMWNSVSTLRRIAENYSNFVAAQSPNQSSVAYPFSLTTPQMFPLLGSHFQSSVMGYPGFHPRYTQNLYAGSAGMGSIIKQGLLKRKKPSQRAFTGNAQTAEPSYHDGHTASSERVKSCQHCSTSLHDDPVLRESASTPSGEACAGCRFCGRGEVSHREPQSHRQEHTGEKPYHCQHCPKKFSLKHQLDTHHRVHTGEKPFECRLCGQRSRDYSAMIKHLRTHGGATPYQCTVCLEFCNSLVAMQRHVKSHAVQDFPPDWSINSTYLYTSHI from the exons ATGATCCGAATCAACAACACCCAATACTTCCACTTTCTGCAGCAGGCAGATACCTTACGTCGCTCAGGGTTGTTCTGTGATGCCATTATCTCAGTAAAGAGTCAAACTTTCAGGGCCCATCGGCTAGTACTGGCTTGTGCTAGCAGAAGACTTGCACAGCAGCTAGCTCAAGGAGACATAGACAGCCCGGTCCACTGCACTCTGGAGTTTTTCTCACCCCATACCTTCCAGCAAGTTCTGGACTTTACCTACACGCAGCACCTGGAGGTGTCTGTGGATGACCTGCACCTGTTGCTGAGAGCTGCTCAGCTGTTGGAGATGCAGCCGCTGGAGGACCAGTGCCAGAAGCAGCTGGACAATCTCCGCTACAGAGCCAGAGTAGggaagaaaacaggagaaagcaCACATgtcaaagaagacaaagaaagtgTAGAGCAGGCAGAACAAAAGCAAGAAGCAAGTCCAGTTCAAGAGGAGAAGCTCAGAGTGACTTCTCCCTCGGTGGACGAGGCATGCAACAGCGTTAGCATGGAAAATATGTCACCCTCTGATCCTGCCATGAACCACAACAGCCCGCCATCCTCAAGAAAGAAGCCCAGACTGGCCCATGTGTCAGCCGTACCCTTTAACAGGGAAAGTGTTATTGCCAGCAGCagttcttctttctcttctccttggACGTTCCCTACAAACATGTGGAACTCTGTGAGCACCCTGAGGCGGATAGCAGAGAACTACTCAAACTTTGTTGCAGCTCAGTCCCCAAACCAGTCCTCTGTAGCATACCCATTCTCCCTCACCACTCCCCAAATGTTCCCCCTACTTGGCTCCCATTTTCAAAGCTCTGTAATGGGCTACCCAGGCTTTCATCCACGTTATACACAAAACCTTTATGCTGGATCCGCGGGGATGGGGAGCATAATCAAGCAAGGCctgttaaaaaggaaaaaacccAGCCAGAGAGCATTTACCGGGAACGCTCAAACCGCTGAGCCAAG ttaCCATGATGGACACACAGCCAGCTCTGAAAGGGTTAAAAGCTGCCAGCATTGCAGTACAAGCCTCCATGATGATCCAGTGCTGCGGGAGTCGGCCTCCACACCATCAG GTGAGGCCTGTGCAGGGTGTAGGTtctgtggaagaggagaggTTTCACATCGTGAACCGCAATCCCATCGACAAGAACACACCGGGGAAAAACCCTACCACTGCCAACACTGTCCCAAGAAGttcagtctgaaacatcagCTGGACACACACCACCGGGTTCACACCG GAGAGAAACCCTTCGAGTGTCGCCTCTGTGGTCAGCGCTCTCGGGACTACTCAGCCATGATCAAGCACCTCCGGACGCACGGCGGGGCCACGCCTTACCAGTGCACAGTGTGCCTGGAGTTCTGTAACAGCCTGGTCGCCATGCAGAGACACGTCAAGAGTCACGCAGTGCAGGACTTCCCCCCCGACTGGAGCATCAACAGTACCTACCTGTACACCTCACATATCTGA